One genomic segment of Pseudomonas sp. p1(2021b) includes these proteins:
- a CDS encoding M60 family metallopeptidase encodes MNTFTPSPKFNKTESSTGITTATPVITSLSLRRGAKNDVRGSTSVTQGVIEAFSNGTWKGIADVKADGRFHNPDLPDSYLLTADTVHVRVNSSGLSHPVTATDSFVHPRSIYIGPTAAKANDQAFYQWSLQWADYQPTGYKLPAGKSASLWLEGDDEDVTVLIGVQGLAEQSNRAIQTPNMREVRLQRGDNRLQPDLVGGVIHIRNTGKSGCRVILDGAFQPIPYFILGQTPPNDWHRMLDKSDRQTEVQLVGDRVVISAYADTYRLFAHPDVGEIVRSHEEVLKIEAIAAGLDGSSPRHTRSNLWIHAVESVSSSSPYATTGYIGLPHSRTQGSEYMDALLGGRAHKLWVTLHEYGHHFQNRTNTLAPLFDENSVNIYALAVGRVHSNNYSEEFPKRWPSLKAWLAKPRDQKHYPESPDTHAIFEQLRKGFGDHYLPTWDRFARENPINGNDLVNFTTSLCKVANCNLADFFADWGVIKEGDATWHALHALRLPAAPAGLIHQVPYT; translated from the coding sequence ATGAATACTTTTACACCGTCTCCAAAGTTCAATAAAACCGAGTCCTCGACCGGCATAACTACCGCAACACCGGTCATTACTAGCCTTTCGCTCAGGCGGGGTGCAAAGAATGATGTCCGAGGAAGCACATCCGTAACCCAAGGTGTGATCGAAGCCTTCTCCAATGGTACTTGGAAAGGGATTGCCGACGTAAAAGCCGATGGACGCTTTCATAATCCCGACTTGCCAGACAGCTACCTGCTGACCGCTGATACCGTACACGTGCGCGTCAACAGTTCGGGGCTCTCCCATCCCGTCACAGCGACGGATAGCTTTGTCCATCCGCGGTCCATCTACATAGGCCCCACGGCGGCCAAAGCCAACGACCAAGCGTTTTACCAATGGAGTCTACAGTGGGCCGACTATCAACCCACCGGCTATAAATTGCCTGCCGGTAAAAGCGCCTCCCTATGGCTTGAAGGGGACGATGAAGATGTGACAGTCCTGATAGGCGTACAAGGGCTGGCTGAGCAATCGAACCGCGCGATACAAACTCCAAACATGCGCGAGGTTCGCTTACAACGCGGTGACAACCGGCTGCAGCCCGACCTTGTCGGCGGCGTGATCCATATTCGCAATACGGGTAAGTCCGGCTGCCGCGTTATTCTCGACGGCGCCTTCCAGCCCATTCCTTATTTCATCCTTGGGCAGACTCCGCCGAACGACTGGCATCGCATGCTCGATAAAAGCGATCGCCAAACAGAAGTCCAGCTCGTCGGCGACCGAGTGGTCATATCCGCCTACGCCGATACCTACCGGTTATTCGCGCACCCCGATGTTGGAGAGATTGTCAGGTCCCATGAAGAAGTCTTGAAAATCGAAGCGATTGCCGCCGGTCTGGACGGGTCTTCACCGAGGCATACGCGAAGCAATTTATGGATTCATGCCGTAGAAAGCGTATCCAGTAGTTCGCCCTATGCCACCACGGGCTACATTGGCCTGCCCCACAGTCGCACCCAAGGCAGCGAATACATGGATGCATTATTGGGCGGGCGTGCACATAAGCTTTGGGTCACTCTGCATGAGTACGGCCATCATTTTCAGAACCGGACGAACACATTGGCGCCGTTGTTCGACGAAAACTCGGTGAACATCTATGCCCTTGCAGTCGGGCGCGTCCATTCGAACAATTACAGCGAAGAGTTCCCCAAACGGTGGCCAAGCCTGAAGGCATGGTTGGCCAAGCCGCGCGACCAAAAGCACTATCCGGAATCTCCGGATACGCACGCTATCTTCGAACAGCTCAGAAAAGGATTCGGCGACCATTACCTGCCCACCTGGGACCGCTTCGCCAGGGAGAACCCGATCAACGGTAATGACCTTGTCAACTTCACCACCTCGCTATGCAAGGTGGCCAACTGCAACCTGGCGGATTTCTTTGCCGACTGGGGGGTCATCAAGGAGGGTGATGCCACCTGGCACGCGTTACATGCCTTGCGACTGCCAGCAGCACCTGCGGGGCTGATTCATCAAGTTCCATACACATAA
- a CDS encoding YceI family protein, whose protein sequence is MFKKTFAALALGTALLSAGQAMAAEYKIDKEGQHAFVDWKISHLGYSFIHGTFKDFDGNFTWDSAKPEDSKINVELKTASLWSNHAERDKHIASADFLDVKKYPEAKFVSTSVKKTGDKTADVTGDLTMHGVTKPVTFKATFNGEGKDPWGGERAGFNATTTLNLNDFGIKGPGATSQTLDLDISVEGVKQK, encoded by the coding sequence ATGTTCAAAAAGACTTTTGCCGCTCTGGCGCTCGGTACCGCACTGCTCTCCGCTGGCCAGGCCATGGCCGCCGAGTACAAGATCGACAAGGAAGGCCAGCACGCGTTCGTCGACTGGAAGATCAGCCACCTGGGCTATAGCTTCATCCACGGCACCTTCAAGGACTTCGACGGTAACTTCACTTGGGACAGCGCCAAGCCGGAAGACAGCAAGATCAATGTCGAGCTGAAGACCGCGAGCCTGTGGTCGAACCACGCCGAGCGTGACAAGCACATCGCCAGCGCCGACTTCCTGGACGTGAAGAAGTATCCAGAAGCCAAGTTCGTCTCCACCAGCGTGAAGAAGACCGGCGACAAGACTGCCGATGTGACCGGCGACCTGACCATGCACGGCGTGACCAAGCCAGTCACCTTCAAGGCTACCTTCAACGGTGAAGGCAAGGACCCATGGGGCGGCGAGCGTGCAGGCTTCAATGCCACCACCACGCTGAACCTGAACGACTTCGGTATCAAGGGCCCAGGTGCCACTTCCCAGACCCTGGACCTGGATATCAGTGTCGAAGGTGTGAAGCAGAAGTAA
- a CDS encoding cytochrome b yields the protein MQLRNSSSRYGLVSIVMHWGVALAVFGLFGLGLWMVGLDYYSPWRKSAPDLHKSIGLVLLGVMLLRVIWRFVSPPPPAPASHGAFTRLAAKLGHALLYLGLFGVMIAGYLISTADGVGIPVFGLFEVPALVSDLPDQADVAGVIHLYLAWGLVIFAILHALAALKHHFIDRDATLARMLGRKA from the coding sequence ATGCAACTGCGCAATTCGTCCTCTCGTTATGGCCTGGTCAGCATCGTCATGCACTGGGGCGTGGCCCTGGCAGTCTTCGGGCTGTTCGGCCTGGGCTTGTGGATGGTCGGCCTCGACTACTACAGCCCGTGGCGCAAATCCGCGCCCGACCTGCATAAAAGCATCGGCCTGGTGTTGCTGGGGGTGATGTTGTTGCGTGTGATTTGGCGCTTCGTCAGCCCGCCACCGCCGGCGCCGGCCAGCCACGGGGCATTCACCCGCCTGGCCGCCAAGCTGGGGCATGCGCTGCTCTACCTTGGCCTGTTCGGCGTGATGATCGCAGGTTACCTGATCTCCACCGCCGACGGCGTGGGCATCCCGGTATTCGGTTTGTTCGAGGTTCCGGCGCTTGTCAGCGATCTGCCCGACCAGGCTGACGTCGCCGGGGTCATCCACCTCTACCTGGCCTGGGGGCTGGTGATTTTCGCCATCCTGCATGCCTTGGCAGCACTGAAACACCATTTCATCGACCGTGACGCGACCCTGGCCCGCATGCTGGGCCGCAAAGCTTGA
- a CDS encoding flavin monoamine oxidase family protein, producing the protein MAAAWVRLCALVLIGVSSAGALAKDKSPTAIVVGGGLAGLTAAYELQNKGWQVTVLEAKTGMGGRSGLATSEWIGNGKSQPVLNQYLDRFKLETLPAPEFVRTPGYLIDGEYYSANDLATKQPATADALKRYEKTLDDLARSIDDPLNPAATSTLFALDQMNVSTWLDKLQLPATARQLVNQQIRTRYDEPSRLSLLYFAQQTRVYRGVSDRDLRAARLPGGSPVLAQAFVKQLKTIKTRSPVTAIIQDKTGVTVKVGSVAYQADYLVMAVPLRALAKIQMTPGLDGKHLAALKGTNYGWRDQLMLKFKKPVWESRARMSGEIFSNAGLGMLWIEPALKGGANVVINLSGDNARLLQAFGDKQMVDQVLIRMHAFYPQARGAFTGYEVRRYSTDAGMGGAYLAYGPGQISKYWRLWERPVQRIAFAGEHTDALYPGTLEGALRSGQRAASQVQDLADGKSFEPAKVAPVAATPSTAGAKDKGGFFANLFGGASGKADKAKAEPVKQEPTKEDKPGFFSRMFGGADKGDVPAKAEPEAAAEPKAKAG; encoded by the coding sequence ATGGCTGCTGCTTGGGTACGCCTGTGTGCGTTGGTATTGATTGGTGTGTCCAGCGCCGGTGCGCTGGCCAAGGACAAGAGCCCCACGGCGATCGTCGTTGGCGGTGGGCTGGCGGGCCTGACCGCGGCCTACGAACTGCAGAACAAGGGCTGGCAGGTGACGGTGCTGGAAGCGAAGACCGGTATGGGCGGGCGCTCGGGCCTGGCCACCAGCGAATGGATCGGCAACGGCAAGAGCCAGCCGGTGCTCAACCAGTACCTGGACCGCTTCAAGCTCGAAACACTGCCTGCGCCGGAATTCGTACGTACCCCCGGCTACCTGATCGATGGCGAGTACTACAGCGCCAATGACCTGGCGACCAAGCAGCCGGCCACCGCGGACGCGCTCAAACGCTACGAGAAGACCCTCGACGACCTGGCCCGTTCGATCGACGACCCGTTGAACCCGGCGGCCACCAGCACCTTGTTCGCCCTCGACCAGATGAACGTCTCCACCTGGCTCGACAAGCTGCAGTTGCCGGCCACCGCCCGGCAACTGGTCAACCAGCAGATCCGGACCCGTTACGACGAACCGTCGCGCCTGTCGTTGCTCTACTTCGCCCAGCAGACGCGCGTCTACCGTGGGGTCAGCGACCGCGACCTGCGTGCCGCGCGCTTGCCAGGCGGCAGCCCGGTGCTGGCCCAGGCCTTCGTCAAGCAACTCAAGACCATCAAGACCCGTTCGCCGGTGACCGCGATCATCCAGGACAAGACCGGCGTGACGGTCAAGGTCGGCAGCGTTGCCTACCAGGCCGATTACCTGGTGATGGCCGTGCCGCTGCGGGCGCTGGCGAAGATCCAGATGACCCCAGGCCTGGACGGCAAGCACCTGGCTGCCCTCAAGGGTACCAACTACGGCTGGCGTGACCAGCTGATGCTCAAGTTCAAGAAGCCGGTATGGGAAAGCCGCGCACGCATGTCGGGCGAGATCTTCAGCAATGCAGGCCTTGGCATGCTGTGGATCGAACCGGCGCTCAAGGGCGGCGCCAATGTGGTGATCAACCTGTCGGGCGACAACGCCCGTCTGCTGCAGGCCTTTGGTGACAAGCAAATGGTCGACCAGGTGCTGATCCGCATGCATGCCTTCTACCCACAGGCTCGTGGCGCCTTCACCGGATATGAAGTGCGTCGCTACAGCACCGACGCCGGAATGGGTGGTGCCTACCTGGCTTACGGTCCAGGCCAGATCAGCAAGTACTGGCGTTTGTGGGAGCGCCCGGTGCAACGCATCGCCTTTGCCGGCGAGCACACCGATGCGCTCTACCCCGGCACGCTGGAGGGGGCGCTGCGCAGTGGCCAGCGTGCCGCGAGCCAGGTGCAGGACCTGGCGGACGGCAAGTCGTTCGAGCCGGCCAAGGTCGCGCCAGTCGCCGCAACCCCGAGTACTGCCGGTGCCAAGGACAAGGGCGGGTTCTTCGCCAACCTGTTCGGTGGGGCGTCCGGCAAGGCCGACAAGGCGAAGGCCGAACCTGTGAAACAGGAGCCGACCAAGGAAGACAAGCCGGGCTTCTTCTCGCGGATGTTCGGTGGTGCCGATAAGGGCGATGTGCCTGCCAAGGCCGAGCCTGAGGCGGCGGCGGAACCCAAGGCCAAGGCTGGCTGA
- a CDS encoding adenosylmethionine--8-amino-7-oxononanoate transaminase, which yields MGLNQQWMQRDLKVLWHPCTQMKDHEQLPLIPIRRGEGVWLEDFEGKRYLDAVSSWWVNVFGHANPRINQRIKDQVDQLEHVILAGFSHQPVIELSERLVAMTPAGLDRVFYADNGSSCIEVALKMSYHYWQNQGQVDKKRFVTLTNSYHGETIAAMSVGDVPLFTETYKALLLDTIKVPSPDCYLRPDGMGWEEHSRNLFALMEQTLAEHHASIAAVIVEPLIQGAGGMRMYHPVYLKLLRQACDRYGVHLIHDEIAVGFGRTGTMFACEQAGIRPDFLCLSKALTGGYLPLAACLTTDDVYQAFYDDYPTLRAFLHSHSYTGNPLACAAALATLDIFEQDNVIEANKALSARMASATAHLAEHAHVAEIRQTGMALAIEMVQDKAGKVAYPWQERRGLKVFEHALTRGALLRPLGSVVYFLPPYVITPEQIDFLAEVASEGIDIATRDSVSVAVPANFHPDFRDPG from the coding sequence ATGGGCCTCAACCAACAGTGGATGCAACGCGACCTGAAAGTCCTGTGGCACCCCTGCACCCAGATGAAAGACCACGAGCAGCTGCCGCTGATCCCTATCCGCCGTGGTGAAGGCGTGTGGCTGGAAGACTTCGAAGGCAAGCGCTACCTGGATGCCGTCAGCTCCTGGTGGGTCAATGTGTTCGGCCATGCCAACCCGCGCATCAACCAGCGCATCAAGGACCAGGTCGACCAGCTCGAGCACGTCATCCTGGCCGGTTTCAGCCACCAGCCGGTCATCGAGCTGTCCGAGCGCCTCGTCGCCATGACGCCGGCTGGCCTGGACCGGGTGTTCTACGCCGACAACGGCTCGTCCTGCATCGAAGTGGCGCTGAAGATGAGCTACCACTACTGGCAGAACCAGGGCCAGGTGGACAAGAAGCGCTTCGTCACCCTGACCAACAGCTACCACGGCGAGACCATCGCCGCCATGTCGGTGGGCGACGTGCCGCTGTTCACCGAAACCTACAAGGCGCTGCTGCTCGACACCATCAAAGTGCCGAGCCCGGACTGCTACCTGCGCCCCGACGGCATGGGCTGGGAAGAGCATTCGCGCAACCTGTTCGCGCTGATGGAACAGACCCTGGCCGAGCACCACGCCAGCATCGCCGCGGTGATCGTCGAGCCGCTGATCCAGGGGGCCGGCGGCATGCGCATGTACCACCCGGTGTACCTCAAGCTGCTGCGCCAGGCGTGCGACCGCTACGGCGTGCACCTGATCCATGACGAGATCGCCGTAGGCTTCGGCCGTACCGGCACGATGTTCGCCTGCGAACAGGCTGGTATCCGCCCGGATTTCCTGTGCCTGTCCAAGGCCCTGACCGGCGGCTACCTGCCCCTGGCCGCCTGCCTGACCACCGACGATGTGTACCAGGCCTTCTACGACGACTACCCGACCCTGCGCGCCTTCCTCCATTCGCACAGCTATACCGGCAACCCGCTGGCCTGTGCCGCGGCGCTGGCGACCCTGGATATTTTCGAGCAAGACAATGTGATCGAGGCCAATAAGGCGCTGTCAGCGCGCATGGCCAGCGCCACCGCGCACCTGGCCGAGCATGCCCATGTCGCCGAGATCCGCCAGACCGGCATGGCCCTGGCCATCGAAATGGTCCAGGACAAGGCCGGCAAGGTCGCCTACCCCTGGCAGGAGCGCCGCGGCCTGAAGGTCTTCGAGCATGCCCTGACCCGTGGCGCGCTGCTTCGGCCACTGGGTAGCGTGGTGTATTTCCTGCCGCCGTACGTGATCACCCCGGAGCAGATCGATTTTCTGGCCGAGGTGGCCAGCGAAGGTATCGACATCGCCACCCGCGACAGCGTCAGCGTGGCGGTGCCGGCGAATTTCCACCCCGACTTCCGTGATCCAGGCTAG
- a CDS encoding 16S rRNA (uracil(1498)-N(3))-methyltransferase, whose translation MRLSRFFIDAPLSLGEHELPEAQAHYIGRVLRMAPGDAVQLFDGSGQEFRGQLLEVGKKAVRVALDETLPGQAESPLQVHLGQGLSRGERMDWAIQKATELGVSAITPIVSERCEVRLKDERADKRLAHWRQVAISACEQCGRSTVPVIHPPVTLADWLKETDADLKLVLHPVAEPLTRHERPVRLAFLIGPEGGLSDAEVEQAKAAGFHSARLGPRVLRTETAPVVALAVAQQLWGDI comes from the coding sequence ATGAGACTGTCCCGCTTCTTCATCGACGCCCCCCTGAGCCTCGGCGAACACGAGTTGCCCGAAGCCCAGGCCCATTACATCGGCCGCGTGCTGCGCATGGCCCCTGGCGATGCCGTGCAATTGTTCGACGGCAGCGGCCAGGAATTCCGTGGCCAGTTGCTGGAGGTCGGCAAGAAAGCCGTGCGCGTAGCGCTCGACGAGACCCTCCCCGGCCAGGCCGAATCGCCGCTGCAGGTGCACCTTGGCCAAGGCCTGTCGCGGGGCGAGCGAATGGATTGGGCGATCCAGAAGGCCACCGAGCTGGGCGTCAGCGCCATCACGCCGATCGTCAGCGAACGCTGCGAAGTGCGCCTCAAAGATGAACGCGCCGACAAGCGCCTGGCCCACTGGCGCCAGGTGGCGATCAGCGCCTGCGAGCAATGCGGCCGCTCGACCGTGCCGGTGATCCACCCGCCAGTGACGCTTGCCGACTGGTTGAAGGAAACCGACGCTGACCTCAAGCTGGTACTGCACCCGGTCGCAGAGCCCTTGACCCGCCACGAACGCCCGGTGCGCCTGGCCTTCCTGATCGGCCCGGAAGGCGGCCTGAGCGATGCCGAGGTGGAGCAGGCCAAGGCGGCCGGCTTCCACTCGGCACGCCTGGGCCCGCGAGTGCTGCGCACCGAGACCGCGCCGGTGGTCGCGCTGGCGGTGGCGCAGCAGCTGTGGGGTGACATCTAG
- the trhA gene encoding PAQR family membrane homeostasis protein TrhA, giving the protein MYYGERFNAWTHLVGAVLACIGAIWLIVVAGLQGDPWKIVSFSIYGSTLLLLYSISTLYHSTRGRAKVIMRKLDHLSIYLLIAGSYTPFCLVSLRGPWGWSLFGVVWGLAVVGMLQEIKPRSEARILSIIIYAVMGWIVLVAVKPLLHSLGGAGFAWLAAGGAFYTIGILFFAFDSRFRHWHGIWHLFVIAGSLMHFVAVFFYVR; this is encoded by the coding sequence ATGTACTACGGTGAACGTTTTAATGCCTGGACGCACCTGGTCGGTGCCGTGCTGGCCTGTATCGGCGCCATCTGGCTGATCGTCGTGGCCGGGTTGCAGGGCGACCCCTGGAAGATCGTCAGCTTCTCCATCTATGGCAGCACCTTGCTGCTGCTCTACAGCATCTCCACCCTCTACCACAGCACCCGCGGCCGGGCGAAGGTGATCATGCGCAAGCTCGATCACTTGTCGATCTACCTGCTGATCGCCGGCAGCTATACCCCGTTCTGCCTGGTCAGCCTGCGTGGCCCCTGGGGCTGGAGCCTGTTCGGCGTGGTCTGGGGGCTGGCGGTGGTCGGCATGCTCCAGGAGATCAAGCCGCGCTCGGAGGCGCGGATCCTGTCGATCATCATCTATGCGGTGATGGGCTGGATCGTCCTGGTGGCAGTCAAGCCCCTGCTGCACAGCCTGGGCGGTGCCGGGTTCGCCTGGCTGGCGGCGGGCGGGGCGTTCTACACCATCGGCATCCTGTTCTTCGCCTTCGACAGCCGCTTCCGCCATTGGCATGGCATCTGGCACCTGTTCGTCATCGCCGGCAGCCTGATGCACTTCGTCGCGGTGTTCTTCTACGTGCGCTAG
- a CDS encoding chemotaxis protein CheW, protein MLEHIAGQRSSLTGLLLPMSDRTLVLPNVAVAELIGQRAFTCEAHDPAWHLGWIDWRQQRLPLIGFEAACGGETLCGDRARVVVLNALGDTGLRYLALLLQDIPRSCKLDSQLNYVDVPLASLELAAVQVGEQVARVPDLAGLERMVRDADLQPVAG, encoded by the coding sequence ATGCTTGAACATATCGCCGGCCAGCGCAGCAGCCTGACCGGCCTGCTGCTGCCCATGAGCGACCGGACCCTGGTGCTGCCCAATGTCGCCGTGGCCGAACTGATCGGCCAGCGCGCGTTCACCTGCGAGGCCCATGACCCGGCCTGGCACCTGGGCTGGATCGACTGGCGCCAGCAGCGGCTGCCGCTGATCGGCTTCGAGGCGGCCTGTGGTGGCGAAACCCTTTGCGGTGATCGGGCCCGTGTCGTGGTGCTCAACGCCCTGGGCGATACCGGGCTGCGCTACCTGGCGCTGCTGCTGCAGGACATCCCACGCTCGTGCAAGCTCGACAGCCAGCTCAATTACGTGGACGTGCCGCTGGCCAGCCTGGAACTGGCCGCGGTGCAGGTGGGCGAACAGGTGGCTAGGGTGCCGGACCTGGCGGGGTTGGAGCGGATGGTGCGTGACGCCGATCTGCAACCTGTCGCCGGGTAG